In a single window of the Arachis hypogaea cultivar Tifrunner chromosome 6, arahy.Tifrunner.gnm2.J5K5, whole genome shotgun sequence genome:
- the LOC140173531 gene encoding uncharacterized protein isoform X1, translated as MSEDAIWKFCNALASFCNHLQSNSDALKLSIDRRPIPLDSASSTFVQSLNRRVSTSAADLELLDSMSFGTVSFEELLGHCNELYKKNHSDLLELEDRLKSSYGYVPAPDFEDEEDDEEEEGEILAPVPDSSFNEDDLFDESMSLKQLGLSDACLATLASGG; from the exons ATGTCGGAGGATGCAATATGGAAATTCTGCAACGCGCTGGCATCATTCTGCAACCATCTTCAGTCCAATTCCGATGCTCTCAAATTATCTATAGATCGCCGCCCCATTCCTCTCG ATTCTGCATCTTCCACCTTCGTTCAATCTCTTAACCGCCGCGTATCCACCTCTGCCGCCGACCTCGAGCTCCTGGATTCGATGTCGTTCGGCACCGTCTCCTTCGAAGAGCTGTTAGGTCACTGCAACGAACTCTATAAGAAAAACCACTCCGATCTACTTGAACTCGAAGATCGTCTCAAGAGCAGCTACGGCTACGTTCCAG CTCCAGATTTTGAGGATGAAgaggatgatgaagaagaagaaggagagattTTAGCTCCTGTGCCGGATTCTAGCTTCAACGAAGATGATTT ATTTGATGAATCTATGAGTTTGAAACAACTTGGACTCTCAGATGCTTGTCTGGCCACGTTAGCATCTGGAGGTTAG
- the LOC140173531 gene encoding uncharacterized protein isoform X2, translated as MSEDAIWKFCNALASFCNHLQSNSDALKLSIDRRPIPLDSASSTFVQSLNRRVSTSAADLELLDSMSFGTVSFEELLGHCNELYKKNHSDLLELEDRLKSSYGYVPDFEDEEDDEEEEGEILAPVPDSSFNEDDLFDESMSLKQLGLSDACLATLASGG; from the exons ATGTCGGAGGATGCAATATGGAAATTCTGCAACGCGCTGGCATCATTCTGCAACCATCTTCAGTCCAATTCCGATGCTCTCAAATTATCTATAGATCGCCGCCCCATTCCTCTCG ATTCTGCATCTTCCACCTTCGTTCAATCTCTTAACCGCCGCGTATCCACCTCTGCCGCCGACCTCGAGCTCCTGGATTCGATGTCGTTCGGCACCGTCTCCTTCGAAGAGCTGTTAGGTCACTGCAACGAACTCTATAAGAAAAACCACTCCGATCTACTTGAACTCGAAGATCGTCTCAAGAGCAGCTACGGCTACGTTCCAG ATTTTGAGGATGAAgaggatgatgaagaagaagaaggagagattTTAGCTCCTGTGCCGGATTCTAGCTTCAACGAAGATGATTT ATTTGATGAATCTATGAGTTTGAAACAACTTGGACTCTCAGATGCTTGTCTGGCCACGTTAGCATCTGGAGGTTAG
- the LOC112755957 gene encoding uncharacterized protein, protein ILFSCTGAADLFPQEPEKEQEFKQQQQPVVDKIVASEGRNFLSDEANKENLESAEPSSSLIKISEREFECLPGYMKGLATWEDLVVAVDKINSSLRKKTNGGNYFRQDEIPSFDLGPKARSYLLVLVRMNRLVVETIDGILSYRVL, encoded by the exons ATCTTATTTTCTTGCACCGGTGCTGCTGATTTATTTCCACAAGAACCTGAGAA GGAACAAGAGTTTAAGCAGCAGCAGCAACCTGTTGTAGACAAAATAGTGGCATCTGAGGGGAGGAATTTCTTATCTGATG aGGCAAACAAGGAGAATTTAGAGTCAGCTGAACCTTCCAGCTCTCTTATAAAGATATCGGAAAGAGAATTTGAATGTCTTCCTGGCTACATGAAGGGTCTAGCGACATGGGAG GATTTAGTTGTAGCTGTTGATAAAATCAATTCAAGCCTCAGGAAGAAAACCAATGGAGGCAACTACTTCCGGCAAGATGAAATCCCTTCATTTGATTTAG GTCCTAAAGCAAGATCATATTTGCTGGTTTTGGTGCGCATGAACCGGTTGGTTGTTGAAACAATTGATGGAATACTATCGTACAGAGTATTGTAG
- the LOC112755956 gene encoding uncharacterized protein, which produces MENYQQGKEIEKFTWVIESFSKKNTKKLRSKSFQVGGCKWQIHVHRIEKAKGMEYLSLYLKVGGSVPSFGWSKYAYFSLALINHMDPQKSVVRETQQKFNAGYRSWGSSFVALNDFYDPKQGYLLNNVCIIEVRISVSDVAFDTNIFNINNNVSSSTHHSNNQTSNETLSRSTSTTTQEDDVNGITTLQPNSDDVVHYVPTAPPLLYPTIICDDEPLVVPLNTTTLSEILDVKSLGEEEKAYVPLLEEVCSWHPSLIQSQMRKSPKFIQWAFIALGQVLHFLKTTKAKDMDENAFNKLQCLWEELQLFGFELSWLEPHVESALDMKAYLERVKTLKENVIGLEIEMKMLKAKMAVTEIDLELAKRDLAMAEVQMGFEEKDMDKELGYGYGYGYVIS; this is translated from the exons ATGGAGAATTATCAGCAAGGAAAGGAGATTGAGAAGTTCACATGGGTAATTGAAAGTTTCtcaaagaagaacaccaagaagcTACGATCCAAGTCCTTCCAAGTTGGTGGTTGTAAATG GCAGATACATGTGCATCGAATAGAAAAAGCAAAAGGTATGGAGTATTTATCGTTGTATTTGAAGGTTGGAGGTTCTGTACCATCATTTGGATGGAGCAAATATGCATATTTCAGTTTAGCTCTAATTAATCACATGGATCCCCAAAAGTCAGTTGTAAGAG AGACACAACAGAAGTTCAATGCTGGATACCGTAGCTGGGGTTCAAGCTTTGTGGCTCTGAATGACTTCTATGATCCTAAACAAGGATATCTCCTCAACAATGTTTGCATCATTGAAGTCCGAATCTCTGTCTCCGATGTTGCATTTGACACcaacatttttaatattaataataatgtcTCATCATCTACTCATCACTCTAATAATCAAACTTCAAATGAGACACTGAGCCGTTCAACTTCAACCACAACCCAAGAAGATGATGTTAATGGAATAACAACATTACAACCTAATTCAGATGATGTAGTACACTATGTGCCTACAGCACCACCTCTATTATATCCTACTATTATATGTGATGATGAACCTTTAGTAGTGCCCTTAAACACTACTACTCTTAGTGAGATTCTAGATGTGAAAAGcttaggagaagaagaaaaagcttatGTTCCCTTGTTGGAAGAGGTATGTTCATGGCACCCTTCGCTGATCCAAAGCCAAATGAGAAAGAGTCCGAAATTCATTCAATGGGCATTCATAGCATTAGGTCAAGTTCTACATTTCCTCAAGACAACAAAGGCAAAGGACATGGACGAGAATGCATTCAACAAACTCCAATGTCTTTGGGAGGAGCTTCAGTTGTTCGGATTCGAGCTGAGTTGGTTGGAGCCCCATGTTGAATCTGCATTGGACATGAAAGCCTACTTGGAAAGAGTGAAGACCCTAAAGGAGAATGTGATTGGTTTGGAGATTGAGATGAAGATGCTCAAAGCCAAAATGGCTGTGACAGAAATCGATCTTGAGTTGGCAAAGAGAGACTTGGCAATGGCAGAGGTACAAATGGGATTTGAAGAAAAGGACATGGATAAGGAACTGGGTTATGGTTATGGTTATGGTTATGTCATATCTTAA